A single region of the Desulfofundulus luciae genome encodes:
- a CDS encoding site-2 protease family protein: MINLPSLYEMGIMLPAIVLGLTFHELAHGWVADRLGDPTARYQGRLTLNPLAHVDVIGLIMLFVVGFGWAKPVPVNPYNFRSDMRQGIMLVSLAGPAANMLLATAGAVALGLGAWKLPYGQEIVLKIIHINVILAVFNLLPVPPLDGSKILAGLLPGRQQWLYMLESYGTIILLLLLFTGIIGKVLRWIIIPLYNALIGLAKAIAFLVS, translated from the coding sequence ATGATTAACCTCCCCAGCTTATACGAAATGGGCATCATGCTGCCGGCCATTGTATTGGGGCTTACTTTCCACGAACTGGCCCACGGCTGGGTGGCCGATCGCCTGGGGGATCCCACGGCCCGCTACCAGGGCCGGCTGACCTTGAACCCCCTGGCCCACGTGGATGTTATCGGCTTGATCATGCTCTTTGTCGTTGGTTTTGGCTGGGCTAAACCGGTGCCCGTCAACCCCTATAATTTCCGCAGCGACATGCGCCAGGGCATAATGCTGGTCTCCCTGGCCGGGCCTGCTGCCAATATGTTGCTGGCAACAGCCGGGGCGGTAGCCCTGGGCCTGGGGGCGTGGAAGCTGCCCTATGGCCAGGAGATTGTTTTAAAAATTATACACATCAATGTCATCCTGGCAGTCTTTAACCTTCTACCGGTTCCCCCGCTGGACGGTTCGAAAATACTGGCCGGGCTCTTGCCTGGCAGGCAGCAGTGGCTTTATATGCTGGAAAGCTATGGTACAATTATCCTTTTGCTATTATTATTTACCGGTATTATCGGGAAGGTGCTCAGGTGGATCATTATTCCCCTGTACAATGCCCTTATCGGTCTGGCGAAAGCCATTGCCTTCCTGGTTTCTTAA
- a CDS encoding DUF2953 domain-containing protein produces the protein MFGVWLWWLILIFFFLFCVLVMVPLNLELYYRRRGQDHCLSLVVSTWFDIKYQLIPRERPPKPAPGSKAVMKEPRGVLPEKEKKNPAGETLKLFRRLISYIHLGQKVWPALEFLLHRTELRRFEWRTLVGLPDAAHTGMAVGGLWSIKGAVLAALYRLVSKKSVLPEVAVVPHFTGSSFGLLIHCIFTIRLGHIMVTAVKLAFVFIRDGLRKALPFTRLLKG, from the coding sequence GTGTTTGGTGTGTGGTTGTGGTGGCTGATTTTAATTTTCTTTTTCCTGTTTTGTGTTCTCGTTATGGTACCCCTGAACCTGGAGCTGTATTACCGCCGCCGGGGACAGGACCATTGCCTGTCCCTGGTGGTCAGCACCTGGTTCGATATTAAATACCAGCTTATACCCCGGGAGCGCCCGCCAAAACCGGCCCCCGGGTCCAAGGCGGTAATGAAGGAACCACGGGGTGTTTTGCCGGAAAAAGAGAAAAAGAACCCTGCCGGTGAAACTTTAAAGCTGTTCCGCCGCCTGATCAGCTATATCCATTTAGGGCAAAAAGTATGGCCTGCCCTGGAGTTTCTCCTGCACCGTACCGAACTCCGCCGGTTTGAATGGCGAACCCTTGTCGGCCTGCCCGACGCCGCCCATACCGGCATGGCTGTGGGAGGGCTGTGGTCCATTAAAGGAGCTGTTCTGGCGGCCCTTTACCGGCTGGTCAGCAAAAAATCCGTCCTGCCCGAAGTAGCCGTGGTGCCTCACTTCACCGGCTCATCCTTCGGGCTTTTGATTCACTGCATATTTACCATCCGGTTGGGCCATATTATGGTTACGGCAGTGAAGCTGGCTTTCGTATTCATCCGCGATGGTTTGAGAAAGGCCTTGCCTTTTACTAGACTCCTCAAGGGGTGA
- a CDS encoding Gmad2 immunoglobulin-like domain-containing protein — protein sequence MRRSLLITVSLLLVWGMAGCTVARKPAPPAQPRTVVIPETTRVSFEQTDLAKAPDEIKDVAKALENTDASTWVRAGNDLYLLFSMSPRNREYRAEVTEIRQRNPRANFSWLDVQARYTRHDPGQTASNAPVFTVVRVGRLDRPVSGVAFQYTREKGRGPGQMPAAGPQPAAKPAPAGSPETTPRVEGEASIDEPAPGREITSPVKVVGRARHSAGEVRIRLVDEGGMILSEKTIAVGRESFTDFETYLSYGPPSSPRKGFVEIVAPARGKEQSLARVPVTLK from the coding sequence TTGCGCAGGTCACTTTTGATTACTGTCTCTCTGCTTTTGGTTTGGGGCATGGCCGGTTGCACCGTTGCCAGAAAACCGGCTCCGCCGGCTCAACCCCGGACCGTGGTTATTCCCGAAACTACCCGGGTTTCCTTTGAGCAAACGGACCTGGCCAAGGCACCGGACGAGATCAAGGATGTGGCCAAAGCCCTGGAAAACACCGATGCCAGCACCTGGGTGCGGGCGGGGAATGACCTTTACCTGCTGTTCAGCATGAGTCCCCGTAACAGGGAGTACAGGGCGGAAGTCACTGAAATCCGCCAGCGCAATCCCAGGGCGAACTTCAGCTGGCTGGATGTGCAGGCCAGATACACCAGGCACGATCCGGGGCAAACGGCCTCCAACGCTCCCGTTTTTACTGTTGTGCGGGTGGGCCGGTTGGACCGGCCGGTAAGTGGCGTGGCTTTTCAATATACCCGGGAGAAGGGTCGCGGGCCTGGCCAGATGCCGGCTGCCGGGCCGCAGCCCGCTGCAAAACCTGCTCCGGCTGGTTCCCCGGAAACGACCCCCCGGGTGGAGGGGGAAGCAAGCATAGATGAACCCGCCCCGGGCCGGGAAATCACCAGCCCGGTAAAGGTAGTGGGCCGGGCCAGGCATTCCGCCGGAGAGGTGCGGATTCGTCTGGTTGATGAAGGGGGCATGATCCTATCGGAAAAAACCATTGCTGTTGGACGGGAGAGTTTCACCGATTTCGAAACTTACCTTAGCTATGGGCCTCCCTCTTCCCCCAGGAAGGGCTTTGTGGAAATAGTAGCCCCGGCCCGGGGCAAGGAGCAAAGCCTGGCCCGGGTACCGGTAACCCTCAAATAA
- the trpS gene encoding tryptophan--tRNA ligase: MPAQRILSGMRPTGRLHIGHLSVLENWIELQKDNQCFFFAADWHALTTAFEHTAGIKDNVREMIADWLAVGLDPEKSVIFVQSDVPETAELHLLFSMIIPLGWLERVPTYKDQVQQFKQQGRDIMTYGFLGYPVLQAADILLYRADAVPVGEDQLPHLELCRELARRFNHLYRPIFPEPQAKLSRVAVLPGVDGRKMSKSYANDIGLMAGLDEIRGRVNAMITDPARIRKTDPGHPEVCVVHKYHGIYTGHRMAEIEEDCRAGRVGCVACKKLLAESLEAVLAPLRERRRQITSRPGYVEEVLAEGARRARAEAARTMAMVREAMQI; the protein is encoded by the coding sequence ATGCCTGCACAAAGAATTCTAAGCGGCATGCGTCCCACCGGCCGGTTGCACATCGGCCACCTGAGCGTGCTGGAGAACTGGATTGAACTGCAGAAGGACAACCAGTGCTTCTTTTTTGCCGCCGACTGGCACGCCCTGACCACGGCTTTTGAACATACCGCCGGAATCAAAGACAATGTCCGGGAAATGATCGCCGACTGGCTGGCTGTAGGTCTTGATCCGGAAAAAAGCGTGATCTTCGTCCAGTCGGATGTCCCCGAAACGGCAGAGTTACACCTGCTCTTTTCCATGATTATTCCCCTGGGCTGGCTGGAAAGGGTGCCCACATACAAGGATCAGGTGCAGCAGTTCAAACAACAGGGCAGGGATATTATGACCTACGGTTTCCTGGGCTACCCTGTTTTGCAGGCTGCGGATATTTTGCTTTACCGGGCCGATGCCGTGCCCGTGGGCGAGGACCAGCTTCCCCACCTGGAACTGTGCCGGGAACTGGCCCGGCGGTTCAACCACCTTTACCGTCCCATTTTCCCGGAACCGCAGGCCAAACTGTCCCGTGTGGCCGTTCTTCCCGGCGTGGACGGCCGCAAGATGAGCAAAAGTTACGCCAACGATATAGGCCTGATGGCCGGGCTGGATGAAATCAGGGGGCGGGTAAACGCCATGATTACCGACCCGGCCCGCATTCGCAAAACCGATCCCGGCCACCCGGAGGTATGCGTGGTGCACAAGTACCACGGCATTTATACCGGCCACCGGATGGCCGAAATCGAGGAGGACTGCCGGGCAGGCCGGGTGGGCTGTGTGGCCTGTAAAAAGTTGCTGGCTGAATCCCTGGAGGCCGTGCTGGCTCCTTTGCGGGAGCGGCGACGCCAGATAACCAGCCGTCCCGGCTATGTCGAAGAGGTGCTTGCCGAAGGCGCCCGGCGGGCCCGGGCAGAAGCGGCAAGAACCATGGCCATGGTGCGGGAGGCCATGCAAATCTAG